Proteins encoded in a region of the Pirellulaceae bacterium genome:
- a CDS encoding PQQ-binding-like beta-propeller repeat protein, translating into MVSILVLLLTSLGGQLGLSPARGADWPQIHGLHRNGVAADEPIVSEPRQSWRFPVGQGYAGPAVVDSVVYLFHRVDDVERLDALDLETGKRLWKVDFEATYRGGINPDAGPRCVPLVHQDRVILFGAAGVAHAVDRKTGAKLWTRDLYGDYGAQEGYFGAGSSPIAVDDRVLFNVGGRPSAGLVALSLSNGKTLWHATDEGASYSSPTVASVRGNPSVVFVTRYNAVAINPQNGKLAFRFPFGRRGPTVNAATPIVIKDRLFLTSSYQVGAALLNLRSPERSIWENDRSMSSQYNTPVAKADFLYGIHGREDLGSADLRCIEIGTGRVIWSQPDFGVANLILVGERLLAMTNEGELIIAKASPSQYSEISRHRVSPHSTRALPALSHGRLLVRDNQGDKGELICLDMRP; encoded by the coding sequence ATGGTATCAATACTAGTCCTTCTGCTGACTAGCCTAGGAGGCCAATTGGGGCTGTCGCCAGCCAGAGGGGCCGATTGGCCGCAGATTCACGGACTCCATCGAAACGGTGTCGCCGCCGATGAGCCAATCGTGAGCGAGCCGAGGCAAAGTTGGCGTTTCCCAGTGGGGCAGGGGTACGCGGGGCCTGCGGTTGTCGATTCTGTCGTCTATTTGTTCCATCGAGTCGACGATGTGGAGCGTTTGGATGCACTGGATCTGGAAACAGGCAAACGTCTTTGGAAGGTTGATTTTGAGGCCACCTATCGAGGTGGTATCAATCCGGATGCGGGACCGCGATGCGTTCCTCTGGTTCACCAGGATCGGGTTATCTTGTTTGGGGCTGCCGGTGTGGCCCATGCTGTCGATCGCAAGACGGGAGCCAAATTGTGGACTCGCGACTTGTACGGCGATTACGGCGCTCAGGAAGGTTATTTCGGTGCGGGTAGCAGCCCGATTGCTGTCGATGATCGAGTGTTGTTTAACGTTGGGGGCCGACCGTCGGCGGGTCTTGTCGCGTTGTCGTTGAGCAATGGGAAAACGCTGTGGCATGCGACTGATGAGGGGGCGAGTTATTCGTCACCTACCGTGGCTTCCGTTCGTGGAAACCCATCCGTCGTGTTCGTGACTCGCTACAATGCGGTGGCCATCAACCCGCAGAACGGTAAACTCGCTTTCCGATTTCCGTTTGGACGTCGCGGTCCAACGGTAAATGCGGCCACGCCGATCGTGATTAAAGATCGACTGTTCCTGACATCGAGTTACCAAGTGGGTGCCGCCTTGTTGAATTTGCGGTCACCGGAACGATCGATCTGGGAAAACGATCGTTCCATGTCAAGCCAATACAATACGCCGGTTGCTAAAGCTGATTTTTTATATGGAATTCATGGACGCGAGGATTTGGGGTCGGCCGATTTGCGATGTATTGAGATTGGGACTGGACGTGTGATCTGGTCGCAGCCGGATTTCGGTGTTGCGAATCTGATTTTGGTTGGTGAGCGACTGTTGGCAATGACGAACGAAGGTGAGTTGATCATTGCCAAGGCAAGCCCGTCGCAGTATAGCGAGATCAGTCGTCATCGCGTCTCCCCGCATAGTACCCGAGCCTTGCCCGCTTTGAGTCACGGCAGACTGCTGGTGCGTGATAATCAAGGCGACAAGGGGGAGCTGATTTGCTTGGACATGCGACCGTGA
- a CDS encoding glucose 1-dehydrogenase — protein sequence MKAVAVTPGKPNSVHLEEIDVPHVDQYPDGKGVLVKTLKVGVDATDREINDALYGNSPQDDEFLIIGHECFGIVEAVGPNVTSVKPGDYVTATVRRPGGSIYDQIGTYDMTSEEIYYERGINLLHGYLTEYFVDGEDYIVRVPGGLKHLHVLMEPMSCAAKAIQQAFEVQRRMKVWRPKIAYVMGAGQIGLLATLILRLKGLEVYTLARRPAPRLNAEIVEGYGATYVSTKDQSIAQLASEVGKADLIVEATGSSWIAFESMKVLGHNGVLVWHSVTGGDKQVQVPADQLNIEFVLGNKLLLGSVNANREHFEAGIRDLALGEAMYPGVTEKILTTPVDGLDNYKDLMRLLVEDKDALKVYVNVATA from the coding sequence ATGAAAGCAGTTGCCGTTACCCCAGGCAAGCCAAATAGCGTTCACCTCGAAGAGATTGACGTTCCCCATGTCGATCAGTACCCGGATGGAAAAGGCGTTCTGGTCAAAACACTCAAAGTGGGTGTGGATGCGACGGATCGAGAAATCAACGATGCCCTTTACGGAAATTCGCCTCAGGACGACGAATTTCTGATCATCGGTCACGAATGTTTTGGCATCGTGGAGGCAGTGGGGCCAAACGTCACCTCTGTCAAGCCAGGCGATTACGTCACGGCAACCGTGCGACGGCCTGGTGGATCGATCTATGATCAGATCGGCACCTACGACATGACGAGTGAAGAAATCTACTACGAACGCGGCATCAATCTCCTTCATGGTTATCTGACGGAATACTTTGTTGACGGGGAAGATTACATCGTTCGCGTCCCTGGCGGGCTCAAGCACCTCCACGTCTTAATGGAGCCAATGAGCTGTGCCGCCAAGGCGATTCAACAAGCTTTTGAAGTTCAGCGCCGCATGAAAGTCTGGCGTCCCAAAATTGCCTATGTGATGGGGGCCGGCCAGATCGGCCTGCTCGCGACCTTGATTCTGCGTCTGAAGGGGCTCGAGGTTTATACACTCGCCCGTCGCCCCGCACCTCGTCTAAACGCTGAAATCGTGGAGGGGTACGGTGCCACTTACGTGAGTACCAAAGATCAATCAATCGCTCAACTGGCCAGCGAAGTAGGCAAAGCAGACCTGATTGTCGAGGCAACTGGGAGCAGTTGGATTGCCTTTGAAAGCATGAAGGTTTTGGGGCACAACGGAGTTCTTGTTTGGCACAGTGTGACCGGCGGAGACAAGCAGGTCCAAGTACCAGCGGATCAACTCAACATCGAATTTGTCCTCGGAAACAAGCTTCTACTTGGTTCGGTGAATGCGAATCGCGAACACTTCGAAGCCGGGATTCGCGATTTAGCTCTGGGCGAAGCGATGTATCCCGGAGTCACAGAAAAAATCCTGACAACACCCGTTGATGGTTTAGATAACTACAAAGACTTGATGCGATTGCTTGTAGAAGACAAAGACGCGTTGAAAGTCTACGTGAATGTCGCCACCGCATGA
- a CDS encoding fucose isomerase — MTLKTPQRKRPTRAGKKDVLLIASGDLRLSANQVCWPAQKEMEKALFEAVKDHGYRVVRAHSYQNAQKHGFIASQREGMDVFAGIDPQAPLIVAEAVWQYSHHVLPGLCTHEGPILTLANWSGTWPGLVGMLNLNGSLTKAGVKYSTLWAEDFQASHFRQKLNRWLETGKISHPTSHAKRLSRIKIPAKLQRLGSALASQLKTDKAIMGVFDEGCMGMFNAIIPDHLLNPTGVFKERLSQSALFYETNQVSNQEADEVRSWMEKRGMTFHTGRKHATDLTDKQIRTQCKMYVAALRIADDFGCDTIGIQYQQGLKDLLPASDLAEGTLNNTKRPPVKARDGSKILYAGEPLPHFNEVDECAGLDGLMTHRVHRSLGQPPENTLHDLRWGDRDASGTTDEYVWVFLISGSAPPEHFPGGWKGASSERQPAMYFPNGGGTLKGISKPGEIVWSRIFVESGKLKMDLGRAKAIELPEKETQRRWAATTSQWPILHAVTYGVSRDQMMARHKSNHIQVAYAHDAKQADQAMLVKAAMAAELGLEVAICGTRADGKAW; from the coding sequence ATGACCTTAAAGACCCCCCAACGCAAACGACCAACTCGAGCTGGTAAAAAGGATGTGCTGCTCATCGCCAGCGGTGACCTGCGCCTTTCGGCAAATCAAGTTTGCTGGCCAGCGCAAAAAGAAATGGAAAAAGCGTTATTTGAGGCAGTGAAGGATCATGGCTACCGGGTGGTCCGAGCTCACTCCTACCAGAACGCCCAAAAACACGGATTCATTGCATCTCAACGCGAGGGCATGGACGTGTTTGCAGGAATCGATCCGCAGGCGCCACTGATTGTTGCCGAAGCGGTCTGGCAATACTCACATCACGTTCTTCCCGGACTTTGTACGCATGAAGGACCGATTCTCACGCTAGCGAATTGGTCGGGAACTTGGCCCGGCTTGGTCGGCATGTTGAACCTGAATGGCTCATTAACCAAAGCGGGTGTCAAATACTCCACCCTGTGGGCCGAGGATTTCCAGGCCTCCCACTTCCGACAAAAACTTAATCGCTGGCTCGAGACGGGGAAAATCAGCCATCCAACTTCGCATGCCAAGCGTCTGTCGCGCATCAAGATACCCGCCAAACTACAGCGACTTGGGTCCGCTCTCGCCTCGCAATTGAAAACCGACAAGGCAATTATGGGCGTCTTCGATGAAGGTTGTATGGGCATGTTCAATGCGATCATCCCCGACCACCTTTTGAATCCAACGGGCGTCTTCAAAGAACGCTTGAGTCAATCGGCTCTGTTCTACGAAACGAATCAAGTCAGCAACCAGGAAGCGGACGAGGTACGAAGCTGGATGGAGAAACGCGGCATGACGTTTCACACTGGCCGCAAACACGCAACCGACCTGACGGACAAACAGATCCGCACACAATGCAAAATGTACGTTGCTGCCCTGCGAATCGCCGACGACTTCGGCTGCGACACAATCGGCATTCAATACCAGCAGGGACTGAAGGATCTGCTACCTGCTAGTGATTTGGCGGAAGGCACATTAAATAACACGAAGCGTCCACCGGTGAAAGCACGAGACGGCTCAAAGATTTTATACGCGGGAGAGCCCCTTCCTCACTTCAACGAAGTTGACGAATGTGCTGGCCTGGATGGATTGATGACACATCGCGTGCATCGTTCCCTGGGACAACCTCCCGAAAATACCCTTCATGACCTGCGCTGGGGCGATCGCGACGCTTCTGGCACAACCGATGAGTATGTCTGGGTATTCTTAATCAGTGGATCCGCGCCGCCGGAACACTTCCCAGGAGGATGGAAAGGTGCCTCAAGCGAGCGACAACCGGCAATGTATTTCCCCAACGGCGGCGGCACCCTGAAGGGCATCTCAAAACCAGGGGAAATTGTCTGGTCACGGATCTTTGTCGAATCCGGCAAACTAAAAATGGATCTTGGACGGGCCAAAGCGATCGAGTTACCCGAGAAAGAAACTCAGCGACGTTGGGCAGCCACCACGTCGCAATGGCCGATACTGCATGCCGTGACTTACGGCGTCAGTCGCGATCAAATGATGGCACGGCACAAGAGTAATCATATCCAAGTGGCTTATGCTCATGACGCCAAGCAGGCGGATCAGGCGATGCTCGTCAAAGCTGCCATGGCGGCTGAGTTGGGCCTGGAGGTTGCCATCTGCGGTACGCGAGCGGACGGCAAAGCTTGGTAG
- a CDS encoding flavoprotein, with protein sequence MNGRRLLVGVTGGIAAYKTAGLVSQLVQAGGDVSVVMTRSSLEFIGQATFAALTGRPVATQLFDPQFPLGAHIELARENELLCIAPTSAHCLARLAQGQSDDLLSTLYLCFAGPVVLAPAMNHQMWQSPAVQRNVQTLRQDGVHFIDPEEGWLSCRQSGAGRMADPNEIAKRITQLLSQ encoded by the coding sequence ATGAACGGTCGGCGACTACTGGTTGGCGTCACGGGTGGAATTGCCGCTTACAAAACGGCTGGGCTAGTTAGTCAACTGGTCCAGGCGGGTGGTGATGTTTCGGTCGTAATGACTCGAAGTTCGCTCGAATTCATCGGCCAAGCCACATTTGCCGCCTTAACCGGTCGCCCCGTCGCGACGCAACTCTTCGACCCTCAGTTCCCCTTAGGGGCCCACATTGAGCTGGCTCGAGAAAATGAACTGTTGTGCATCGCCCCGACCAGTGCGCATTGCCTGGCACGTCTCGCCCAAGGGCAAAGCGATGATCTTCTTTCGACGCTTTACCTCTGCTTTGCCGGACCTGTTGTGTTGGCCCCGGCGATGAATCATCAAATGTGGCAAAGTCCGGCCGTGCAACGCAATGTCCAAACACTACGTCAGGATGGTGTTCACTTCATCGACCCTGAGGAAGGCTGGCTTAGTTGCCGTCAATCGGGGGCGGGTCGCATGGCAGACCCGAACGAAATCGCCAAGCGTATCACCCAATTGCTCAGCCAATAA
- a CDS encoding 50S ribosome-binding GTPase, which translates to MPANLTQKYHKAEQDYRRACSPDDEFRCLQVMLRELPKHKGTDKLQADLKQRISKAKLDAEAAKSSKKGYGVRIPRQGAGRVILLGSPNSGKSQLLCSLTRATPEVATYPFTTRDPIPGMMPWDDIQIQLIDTPPITTDFLEPYLQGLIRGSDLALLVVDLASDDGIEQCQEVWDRLDGTKTRLASRSYLDVEDIGQSFTQCFLVGNKIDADGAPARLNFLSELLELGLKTFPVSAQTQVGLHELKQSIYRTLDIVRVYTKHPTKREPDFDNPYTIQRGGTLADVAAMIHHDFATRLKFARVWGSAVHHGTTVKGDYVLHDKDIIELHI; encoded by the coding sequence ATGCCCGCAAATCTAACACAGAAGTACCACAAAGCGGAACAAGATTATCGTCGTGCTTGCTCGCCAGACGATGAGTTCCGCTGTCTCCAAGTGATGCTTCGCGAACTTCCAAAGCACAAGGGCACCGACAAATTACAAGCTGATTTGAAACAAAGAATCAGCAAGGCCAAACTCGATGCGGAAGCTGCCAAGAGCAGCAAAAAAGGTTACGGAGTCCGTATCCCTCGACAAGGCGCGGGACGTGTGATCCTGCTCGGCAGCCCAAATTCAGGAAAGAGTCAATTACTCTGCTCCTTGACGCGTGCGACTCCAGAAGTGGCCACCTACCCATTCACAACGCGCGACCCGATCCCGGGAATGATGCCTTGGGACGACATTCAAATTCAGCTCATCGATACTCCGCCAATTACAACGGATTTCCTTGAACCCTATCTACAAGGGCTCATTCGAGGTTCCGATCTGGCCTTGCTCGTGGTTGACCTTGCCAGTGATGACGGAATCGAGCAATGCCAGGAAGTTTGGGACCGTTTAGACGGGACAAAAACTCGATTGGCAAGTCGCTCTTATCTGGATGTCGAAGACATTGGACAATCTTTCACGCAATGCTTTCTCGTTGGCAACAAGATCGACGCGGACGGGGCCCCTGCACGGTTGAACTTCCTGTCCGAACTATTGGAGCTTGGCCTGAAAACCTTCCCCGTGTCCGCCCAAACCCAGGTTGGTCTTCACGAACTCAAGCAGTCAATCTACCGCACTTTAGATATCGTTCGCGTCTATACAAAACATCCAACGAAGCGGGAACCGGACTTTGACAATCCCTACACGATTCAGCGTGGGGGAACTCTCGCGGACGTGGCAGCCATGATCCACCACGACTTTGCAACTCGATTAAAATTTGCGAGAGTGTGGGGCTCGGCAGTCCATCATGGTACGACCGTCAAAGGCGACTATGTCCTGCACGACAAAGACATCATTGAACTCCACATCTGA
- a CDS encoding phosphopantothenoylcysteine decarboxylase, producing MARILITSGPTRQYLDPVRYLTNASSGRMGKALANAAALAGHEVIVISGPVEVEYDKGMEVVPIVSTEEMLDAAKHLFESCDGAIGVAAPCDYRPTKVEAQKISKTGEPLTLQLIETPDVVATLGARKRSDQWVVGFALETDDHRFRAIRKLEEKSCDLIVLNSPEAMNSPETRVEILNPAGNVVRAIAGAKSAVAAEIVTIIDQQLVKQVNLSN from the coding sequence ATGGCGCGTATCCTTATCACCTCTGGCCCAACGCGACAATATCTCGACCCAGTTCGTTATTTGACCAATGCCTCCAGTGGACGAATGGGAAAAGCTCTCGCCAATGCGGCGGCCCTCGCGGGACACGAAGTCATCGTCATCAGCGGGCCGGTTGAGGTCGAATACGACAAAGGCATGGAAGTCGTTCCGATTGTTTCCACCGAAGAAATGCTCGATGCGGCCAAGCATCTTTTCGAATCCTGCGATGGTGCAATCGGTGTGGCCGCCCCGTGTGACTATCGCCCCACCAAGGTCGAAGCACAAAAGATCTCAAAAACGGGGGAACCCTTGACGTTGCAATTGATCGAGACACCCGATGTGGTAGCAACTCTAGGAGCTCGCAAGCGATCAGACCAATGGGTCGTTGGATTCGCACTCGAGACGGATGACCACCGCTTCCGTGCAATTCGCAAGCTCGAAGAAAAGAGTTGCGACCTGATTGTGTTAAATTCGCCGGAGGCGATGAACTCCCCCGAAACACGTGTGGAAATCCTGAATCCCGCCGGTAATGTTGTCCGGGCAATCGCCGGGGCCAAGTCAGCTGTCGCAGCTGAAATCGTCACCATCATCGACCAGCAACTTGTCAAACAGGTAAATCTCTCCAATTAA
- a CDS encoding DNA-directed RNA polymerase subunit omega — protein MLEELKEEGIVNKVGGRFKLSTLIQKRLVALSAGSRPLVEVDTQNKMEIVLQEIIQDKIFLDASNEIRITGEPEEGAGLPDLDPTNL, from the coding sequence ATGCTCGAAGAACTGAAAGAGGAAGGTATCGTCAACAAAGTTGGGGGTCGGTTCAAGCTTTCAACGTTGATTCAAAAACGGTTAGTTGCACTCAGCGCAGGCAGCCGCCCTCTGGTCGAGGTCGACACTCAAAACAAAATGGAAATCGTGCTTCAGGAAATCATTCAAGACAAGATTTTCTTGGATGCCTCCAACGAAATCCGCATCACGGGTGAGCCGGAAGAAGGGGCTGGTTTACCCGACCTTGACCCGACGAATCTGTAA
- a CDS encoding HD domain-containing protein, with product MQHSKLRRQIAWEAARLLYDRQESEYYRAKMKAARQVCRGWVKPADLPSNAEIRDQVQLFARVFEGDQRTHCLREMRIEALRIMLVIARFRPRLIGSVLTGHIRHGSDIDLHVFSDSAEAVALCLQDEGWVLEIERKTVRKQGQTRLFTHIHLQDKYPVELTVYPANRAHYVFKSSITGKGIERASVAEFKTFLATEYPELDLQRALSEASEQVDRFQLYESLLLPLENVKQSRKYHPEGDALYHSLQVFDLACDELPYDEEFLLAALLHDVGKAVDSEQHVEAGLESLEGFITERTAWLIAHHMDANAIRDGTLGARAQRRLRESESFEELMLLSQCDRDGRQVGVPASELDAALEYLRELSRMCGG from the coding sequence ATGCAACATTCGAAATTGCGAAGGCAAATTGCTTGGGAAGCCGCTCGCCTGCTCTACGATCGCCAGGAGTCGGAGTATTATCGTGCCAAGATGAAAGCGGCTCGGCAGGTTTGTCGAGGCTGGGTAAAACCGGCTGATTTGCCTAGCAATGCCGAAATCCGCGATCAGGTTCAATTGTTTGCTAGGGTTTTTGAGGGGGACCAACGGACCCATTGTCTTCGCGAGATGCGAATCGAAGCCTTGCGAATCATGTTGGTTATCGCACGCTTTCGCCCTCGTTTAATCGGTAGCGTTCTCACCGGTCACATCCGCCACGGTTCTGATATCGACCTCCACGTGTTTTCCGATAGTGCCGAGGCGGTTGCCCTCTGTTTGCAGGATGAGGGTTGGGTCCTCGAGATTGAACGGAAAACAGTGCGAAAGCAGGGGCAAACACGCCTTTTTACTCACATCCACCTGCAGGACAAATATCCCGTTGAACTGACGGTCTATCCCGCCAATCGGGCTCATTATGTGTTCAAGAGTTCTATTACTGGTAAGGGAATCGAGCGGGCCAGCGTGGCAGAATTCAAAACGTTTTTGGCCACGGAGTATCCCGAACTCGATTTGCAACGGGCGCTATCGGAGGCGAGCGAGCAAGTGGATCGTTTTCAGCTCTACGAGTCGTTGTTGCTGCCGCTCGAAAATGTGAAGCAAAGTCGAAAGTATCACCCCGAAGGGGACGCGCTTTATCACAGCTTGCAAGTGTTTGATTTGGCTTGTGACGAACTCCCCTACGACGAAGAGTTTTTGCTGGCCGCATTGTTGCATGATGTGGGGAAGGCTGTGGACAGCGAGCAACATGTGGAGGCGGGACTCGAATCGTTGGAAGGTTTTATCACCGAACGTACGGCATGGCTGATTGCGCACCACATGGATGCTAACGCGATTCGTGACGGCACGTTGGGTGCTAGAGCGCAACGGCGGTTGAGGGAGTCCGAGAGCTTCGAGGAGTTGATGCTTTTGTCTCAGTGCGATCGGGACGGTCGCCAGGTGGGAGTCCCTGCCTCTGAGTTGGATGCGGCGCTTGAATATCTGCGTGAGCTCTCGCGGATGTGTGGCGGCTAA